A genomic region of Micropterus dolomieu isolate WLL.071019.BEF.003 ecotype Adirondacks linkage group LG11, ASM2129224v1, whole genome shotgun sequence contains the following coding sequences:
- the dcdc2b gene encoding doublecortin domain-containing protein 2B isoform X4, with protein MAASTATTTLLPPVKSVVVYRNGDPFYNGRRFVVNQRQVTTMEAFLNEVTQSIGAQLAVRTLYTPRQGHRVSDLQDLQTGAQYVAAGFERFKKLDYLNTGTKKQPAAREETQAKVTQRPNVSAKWRRFIPVPCIIHVFRNGDLLCPPFRFIIPRTMRQDLEQILSLVTEKVSLRTGAVRRLCTLEGVTVSSAVELETGHCYVAVGTERFKKLPYVELFVSKAAERYYPGKRRLLRRNENRKAGSGPEDQYSDSALLDSPKSDGRRVKSTGDEAAAPAATQQRSRREEADETSEFFARPVKIRNNRRQPRPPLSNGSVQPSVFKRAAQKRREEVRGAEEVHEDENTATELPVDQRVAEIVEDEELNNQNDPLHNTQQASEQDGVKQTGILTEESAAETLERPHDAPSLTVEQNHHQEDW; from the exons ATGGCTGCCAGCACCGCAACCACGACTCTCCTGCCTCCAGTGAAGAGCGTGGTGGTGTACAGGAATGGAGACCCCTTCTACAATGGACGGAGGTTCGTGGTCAACCAGCGACAGGTGACCACTATGGAGGCCTTTCTGAATGAGGTGACCCAGAGCATCGGCGCTCAACTCGCTGTTAGGACACTCTACACCCCCAGACAGGGTCACAGGGTCTCAGACCTCCAAGACCTTCAGACCGGAGCCCAGTATGTTGCTGCTGGCTTTGAAAGGTTCAAGAAACTGGA TTACCTGAACACAGGAACGAAAAAGCAGCCCGCTGCCCGTGAAGAGACCCAG GCCAAAGTAACCCAGAGACCAAATGTCTCAGCCAAATGGAGAAGGTTTATACCTGTGCCTTGCATTATACA TGTTTTCCGTAATGGAGATCTCCTGTGTCCACCATTCCGATTCATCATTCCCCGGACCATGCGGCAGGATCTTGAGCAGATCCTGAGTCTGGTCACAGAGAAGGTCAGCTTGCGAACCGGAGCCGTGCGCAG GTTGTGCACTTTGGAAGGAGTGACTGTGTCCTCAGCTGTTGAGCTGGAGACCGGCCACTGCTATGTTGCCGTGGGAACCGAGAGGTTCAAGAAACTTCCGTATGTGGAGCTTTTTGTCTCAAAAGCTGCAGAGAG aTATTACCCAGGAAAGAGACGGCTGTTAAGGAGAAATGAG AACAGGAAAGCTGGAAGTGGTCCAGAAGACCAGTACAGTGACTCAGCTCTCCTTGACTCCCCCAAG TCAGATGGTCGGAGAGTGAAGTCGACAGGGGATGAAGCTGCAGCTCCTGCAGCCACACAGCAGAGGAGCAGGAGAGAAGAAGCAGACGAGACCTCAGAGTTCTTCGCCAGGCCGGTGAAGATCCGCAACAACAGGCGGCAGCCAAGACCACCCCTCAGCAATGGATCTG TCCAGCCCAGCGTGTTTAAAAGAGCAgcacagaagagaagagaggaggtgCGAGGGGCCGAGGAGGTGCATGAGGATGAAAACACGGCGACAGAGCTTCCCGTTGACCAG AGAGTTGCAGAAATAGTGGAGGATGAGGAACTAAACAACCAAAATGATCCTCTGCACAACACACAGCAG GCATCTGAGCAAGATGGTGTAAAACAGACTGGAATTCTGACTGAGGAGTCTGCTGCAGAAACACtg GAGAGGCCACATGACGCCCCATCGCTTACAGTAGAACAGAACCATCATCAAGAGGACTGGTGA
- the dcdc2b gene encoding doublecortin domain-containing protein 2B isoform X1 codes for MAASTATTTLLPPVKSVVVYRNGDPFYNGRRFVVNQRQVTTMEAFLNEVTQSIGAQLAVRTLYTPRQGHRVSDLQDLQTGAQYVAAGFERFKKLDYLNTGTKKQPAAREETQAKVTQRPNVSAKWRRFIPVPCIIHVFRNGDLLCPPFRFIIPRTMRQDLEQILSLVTEKVSLRTGAVRRLCTLEGVTVSSAVELETGHCYVAVGTERFKKLPYVELFVSKAAERYYPGKRRLLRRNENRKAGSGPEDQYSDSALLDSPKSDGRRVKSTGDEAAAPAATQQRSRREEADETSEFFARPVKIRNNRRQPRPPLSNGSVQPSVFKRAAQKRREEVRGAEEVHEDENTATELPVDQRVAEIVEDEELNNQNDPLHNTQQASEQDGVKQTGILTEESAAETLKPELKQMSSKSRSSSSTLKEQERPHDAPSLTVEQNHHQEDW; via the exons ATGGCTGCCAGCACCGCAACCACGACTCTCCTGCCTCCAGTGAAGAGCGTGGTGGTGTACAGGAATGGAGACCCCTTCTACAATGGACGGAGGTTCGTGGTCAACCAGCGACAGGTGACCACTATGGAGGCCTTTCTGAATGAGGTGACCCAGAGCATCGGCGCTCAACTCGCTGTTAGGACACTCTACACCCCCAGACAGGGTCACAGGGTCTCAGACCTCCAAGACCTTCAGACCGGAGCCCAGTATGTTGCTGCTGGCTTTGAAAGGTTCAAGAAACTGGA TTACCTGAACACAGGAACGAAAAAGCAGCCCGCTGCCCGTGAAGAGACCCAG GCCAAAGTAACCCAGAGACCAAATGTCTCAGCCAAATGGAGAAGGTTTATACCTGTGCCTTGCATTATACA TGTTTTCCGTAATGGAGATCTCCTGTGTCCACCATTCCGATTCATCATTCCCCGGACCATGCGGCAGGATCTTGAGCAGATCCTGAGTCTGGTCACAGAGAAGGTCAGCTTGCGAACCGGAGCCGTGCGCAG GTTGTGCACTTTGGAAGGAGTGACTGTGTCCTCAGCTGTTGAGCTGGAGACCGGCCACTGCTATGTTGCCGTGGGAACCGAGAGGTTCAAGAAACTTCCGTATGTGGAGCTTTTTGTCTCAAAAGCTGCAGAGAG aTATTACCCAGGAAAGAGACGGCTGTTAAGGAGAAATGAG AACAGGAAAGCTGGAAGTGGTCCAGAAGACCAGTACAGTGACTCAGCTCTCCTTGACTCCCCCAAG TCAGATGGTCGGAGAGTGAAGTCGACAGGGGATGAAGCTGCAGCTCCTGCAGCCACACAGCAGAGGAGCAGGAGAGAAGAAGCAGACGAGACCTCAGAGTTCTTCGCCAGGCCGGTGAAGATCCGCAACAACAGGCGGCAGCCAAGACCACCCCTCAGCAATGGATCTG TCCAGCCCAGCGTGTTTAAAAGAGCAgcacagaagagaagagaggaggtgCGAGGGGCCGAGGAGGTGCATGAGGATGAAAACACGGCGACAGAGCTTCCCGTTGACCAG AGAGTTGCAGAAATAGTGGAGGATGAGGAACTAAACAACCAAAATGATCCTCTGCACAACACACAGCAG GCATCTGAGCAAGATGGTGTAAAACAGACTGGAATTCTGACTGAGGAGTCTGCTGCAGAAACACtg AAGCCTGAGCTGAAGCAGATGTCTTCAAAGTCAAGGTCTTCGTCATCCACCCTCAAAGAACAG GAGAGGCCACATGACGCCCCATCGCTTACAGTAGAACAGAACCATCATCAAGAGGACTGGTGA
- the dcdc2b gene encoding doublecortin domain-containing protein 2B isoform X2, which yields MAASTATTTLLPPVKSVVVYRNGDPFYNGRRFVVNQRQVTTMEAFLNEVTQSIGAQLAVRTLYTPRQGHRVSDLQDLQTGAQYVAAGFERFKKLDYLNTGTKKQPAAREETQAKVTQRPNVSAKWRRFIPVPCIIHVFRNGDLLCPPFRFIIPRTMRQDLEQILSLVTEKVSLRTGAVRRLCTLEGVTVSSAVELETGHCYVAVGTERFKKLPYVELFVSKAAERYYPGKRRLLRRNENRKAGSGPEDQYSDSALLDSPKSDGRRVKSTGDEAAAPAATQQRSRREEADETSEFFARPVKIRNNRRQPRPPLSNGSVQPSVFKRAAQKRREEVRGAEEVHEDENTATELPVDQRVAEIVEDEELNNQNDPLHNTQQASEQDGVKQTGILTEESAAETLKPELKQMSSKSRSSSSTLKEQGRKGEAT from the exons ATGGCTGCCAGCACCGCAACCACGACTCTCCTGCCTCCAGTGAAGAGCGTGGTGGTGTACAGGAATGGAGACCCCTTCTACAATGGACGGAGGTTCGTGGTCAACCAGCGACAGGTGACCACTATGGAGGCCTTTCTGAATGAGGTGACCCAGAGCATCGGCGCTCAACTCGCTGTTAGGACACTCTACACCCCCAGACAGGGTCACAGGGTCTCAGACCTCCAAGACCTTCAGACCGGAGCCCAGTATGTTGCTGCTGGCTTTGAAAGGTTCAAGAAACTGGA TTACCTGAACACAGGAACGAAAAAGCAGCCCGCTGCCCGTGAAGAGACCCAG GCCAAAGTAACCCAGAGACCAAATGTCTCAGCCAAATGGAGAAGGTTTATACCTGTGCCTTGCATTATACA TGTTTTCCGTAATGGAGATCTCCTGTGTCCACCATTCCGATTCATCATTCCCCGGACCATGCGGCAGGATCTTGAGCAGATCCTGAGTCTGGTCACAGAGAAGGTCAGCTTGCGAACCGGAGCCGTGCGCAG GTTGTGCACTTTGGAAGGAGTGACTGTGTCCTCAGCTGTTGAGCTGGAGACCGGCCACTGCTATGTTGCCGTGGGAACCGAGAGGTTCAAGAAACTTCCGTATGTGGAGCTTTTTGTCTCAAAAGCTGCAGAGAG aTATTACCCAGGAAAGAGACGGCTGTTAAGGAGAAATGAG AACAGGAAAGCTGGAAGTGGTCCAGAAGACCAGTACAGTGACTCAGCTCTCCTTGACTCCCCCAAG TCAGATGGTCGGAGAGTGAAGTCGACAGGGGATGAAGCTGCAGCTCCTGCAGCCACACAGCAGAGGAGCAGGAGAGAAGAAGCAGACGAGACCTCAGAGTTCTTCGCCAGGCCGGTGAAGATCCGCAACAACAGGCGGCAGCCAAGACCACCCCTCAGCAATGGATCTG TCCAGCCCAGCGTGTTTAAAAGAGCAgcacagaagagaagagaggaggtgCGAGGGGCCGAGGAGGTGCATGAGGATGAAAACACGGCGACAGAGCTTCCCGTTGACCAG AGAGTTGCAGAAATAGTGGAGGATGAGGAACTAAACAACCAAAATGATCCTCTGCACAACACACAGCAG GCATCTGAGCAAGATGGTGTAAAACAGACTGGAATTCTGACTGAGGAGTCTGCTGCAGAAACACtg AAGCCTGAGCTGAAGCAGATGTCTTCAAAGTCAAGGTCTTCGTCATCCACCCTCAAAGAACAGGGAAGAAAAG GAGAGGCCACATGA
- the LOC123979255 gene encoding noncompact myelin-associated protein: MQASTGSPVTNTTVPSNTTATTKSKEQVLIQSSGAMIAVIVIGIIIILTIVLIILKTYNRRTHVSRVLGASGGSKPRAKTSQSTTQSNMPLSTMGVSSVSGSIANSIPGSDNSFRLPRVEENHIEQFNTTSGSTVVTINDPPSLGNT; this comes from the exons ATGCAAGCCTCAACTGGCTCACCTGTGACCAACACTACAGTTCCTTCAAACACAACCGCCACCACAAAGTCCAAAGAACAAGTACTCATCCAGA gTTCTGGGGCAATGATCGCTGTCATTGTCATAGGTATCATAATCATTCTAACCATTGTCCTGATCATCCTGAAGACGTACAACAG GCGGACACATGTATCCAGAGTCCTGGGAGCCAGCGGTGGCTCCAAACCTCGTGCGAAGACGTCACAATCCACAACTCAGAGCAACATGCCGCTGAGCACCATGGGGGTCAGCTCTGTGTCAGGCAGCATCGCCAATTCAATCCCAGGCTCAGACAACAGCTTCCGGCTGCCCAGAGTGGAGGAAAACCACATAGAGCAATTCAACACCACAAGTGGATCCACTGTGGTCACCATAAATGACCCTCCATCATTAGGAAACACATAG
- the tmem234 gene encoding transmembrane protein 234 codes for MVTVVELLSLLLVSVLWGCTNPFLKRGTTGIENVTKTNRVSQLLAEVKFLFLNLKYLVPFLLNQSGSLVYYYTLSTTELSLAVPVANSLTFLCTLLTGKLLGEEFGGKQAVAGMFLTMAGITLCVISSMDDKDTV; via the exons ATGGTGACCGTAG TGGAGCTGCTGAGTCTCCTGCTGGTGTCAGTGCTGTGGGGTTGCACTAACCCTTTCCTGAAGAGAGGCACAACGGGGATagaaaatgtgacaaagacCAACAGAGTCTCACAGCTACTGGCTGAGGTCAAGTTTCTTTTCCTAAACCTCAAG TACCTGGTGCCATTTCTCCTGAACCAGAGTGGCTCTTTGGTGTACTATTATACGCTTTCCACCACAG AGTTATCGCTTGCTGTTCCTGTGGCCAACTCTCTCACCTTCCTTTGCACCCTTCTCACTGGCAAGTTACTAGGTGAAGAGTTTGGAGGCAAAC AAGCTGTCGCGGGAATGTTCCTTACCATGGCTGGCATCACTCTGTGTGTTATAAGCTCCATGGATGACAAAGACACTGTGTAA
- the dcdc2b gene encoding doublecortin domain-containing protein 2B isoform X3, with protein MAASTATTTLLPPVKSVVVYRNGDPFYNGRRFVVNQRQVTTMEAFLNEVTQSIGAQLAVRTLYTPRQGHRVSDLQDLQTGAQYVAAGFERFKKLDYLNTGTKKQPAAREETQAKVTQRPNVSAKWRRFIPVPCIIHVFRNGDLLCPPFRFIIPRTMRQDLEQILSLVTEKVSLRTGAVRRLCTLEGVTVSSAVELETGHCYVAVGTERFKKLPYVELFVSKAAERYYPGKRRLLRRNENRKAGSGPEDQYSDSALLDSPKSDGRRVKSTGDEAAAPAATQQRSRREEADETSEFFARPVKIRNNRRQPRPPLSNGSVQPSVFKRAAQKRREEVRGAEEVHEDENTATELPVDQRVAEIVEDEELNNQNDPLHNTQQASEQDGVKQTGILTEESAAETLQERPHDAPSLTVEQNHHQEDW; from the exons ATGGCTGCCAGCACCGCAACCACGACTCTCCTGCCTCCAGTGAAGAGCGTGGTGGTGTACAGGAATGGAGACCCCTTCTACAATGGACGGAGGTTCGTGGTCAACCAGCGACAGGTGACCACTATGGAGGCCTTTCTGAATGAGGTGACCCAGAGCATCGGCGCTCAACTCGCTGTTAGGACACTCTACACCCCCAGACAGGGTCACAGGGTCTCAGACCTCCAAGACCTTCAGACCGGAGCCCAGTATGTTGCTGCTGGCTTTGAAAGGTTCAAGAAACTGGA TTACCTGAACACAGGAACGAAAAAGCAGCCCGCTGCCCGTGAAGAGACCCAG GCCAAAGTAACCCAGAGACCAAATGTCTCAGCCAAATGGAGAAGGTTTATACCTGTGCCTTGCATTATACA TGTTTTCCGTAATGGAGATCTCCTGTGTCCACCATTCCGATTCATCATTCCCCGGACCATGCGGCAGGATCTTGAGCAGATCCTGAGTCTGGTCACAGAGAAGGTCAGCTTGCGAACCGGAGCCGTGCGCAG GTTGTGCACTTTGGAAGGAGTGACTGTGTCCTCAGCTGTTGAGCTGGAGACCGGCCACTGCTATGTTGCCGTGGGAACCGAGAGGTTCAAGAAACTTCCGTATGTGGAGCTTTTTGTCTCAAAAGCTGCAGAGAG aTATTACCCAGGAAAGAGACGGCTGTTAAGGAGAAATGAG AACAGGAAAGCTGGAAGTGGTCCAGAAGACCAGTACAGTGACTCAGCTCTCCTTGACTCCCCCAAG TCAGATGGTCGGAGAGTGAAGTCGACAGGGGATGAAGCTGCAGCTCCTGCAGCCACACAGCAGAGGAGCAGGAGAGAAGAAGCAGACGAGACCTCAGAGTTCTTCGCCAGGCCGGTGAAGATCCGCAACAACAGGCGGCAGCCAAGACCACCCCTCAGCAATGGATCTG TCCAGCCCAGCGTGTTTAAAAGAGCAgcacagaagagaagagaggaggtgCGAGGGGCCGAGGAGGTGCATGAGGATGAAAACACGGCGACAGAGCTTCCCGTTGACCAG AGAGTTGCAGAAATAGTGGAGGATGAGGAACTAAACAACCAAAATGATCCTCTGCACAACACACAGCAG GCATCTGAGCAAGATGGTGTAAAACAGACTGGAATTCTGACTGAGGAGTCTGCTGCAGAAACACtg CAGGAGAGGCCACATGACGCCCCATCGCTTACAGTAGAACAGAACCATCATCAAGAGGACTGGTGA